The genomic stretch ATCGGCTTTAGAAAAGCATGGATGGAGCCCTTATCTTTTGCTACCTGGCTAAATACTTGTTGCCACAACTCAGGCTGTCCTGCTATTTCCTTTGCCGTGTGAAATGCCCCCAGTGCCTCAGCTTTCTCCGCGTCCAGGGTCAAATATGTCGTTTGTATCATATCTTAAAGTAAAATCTAGCTTATGCTGTATATCCAAAACAGCCTCTTCCCATAGAAATGAGCGAGCGCTGCACTTTCGTTTTACATATACATCAAATTAAACGAAATAAAATGAAACAAAAAAATTTCAATTTATTTTTAATAATTAAAACTTTAGAAATTTCCCTGATGACCATTACACTATAAAAAACCGAAATTAACTTACAAAATTGAAATTAACTTCCTTAAAACCTTGAAAAATCCCTTAATAACAATCATCCATCAATAAACTCTCCCCAGATACAAATAGTGAAATTTTCATGATCCATCAACCATCATCGGATAAAAATTTTCACTTACTTTCGCTCTTACCCTAATATTGTTCCATTTAAAAAACGCTCACTCCTTTTAAATAAAAAAGCCAGCGGAAACTAGTCCCACTGGCCCATACTGCCTTCCATTTTTAATTGTCAATGGCACCGGAAGCGTCCTCATGTAAGCCTCTAATCAATGTACTTAAAGTTATAATTTGGATCCAAATCCTCCAGGAAACCTGTAATCAGGTCGATCACGCTATTTATATCCTTTTTGCTAGCCGTCTCCACGGTGGTATGCATATACTTCAGCGGCAAGGAGATCAATGCTGACGGTACCCCGTCATTGGAATAGGCAAATGCATCTGTATCCGTCCCGGTCCCTCTGGAAGCAGCCGCTCGCTGGAATGGTATCTCGCGTTTATTGGCAACGCCAATAATCATGTCCAGCAATTTCTTGTGAACAGAGGCTCCATATGTCAGTACAGGTCCTGATCCGGCTACTTGCTCCCCGCTGGTAACTTTATTGTACATTGGGGCGGTCGTATCATGGCAAACATCTGTAATCACTGCCACATTTGGTTTGATCTTAGCCGCGATCATCTGGGCGCCCCGTAGACCAATTTCTTCCTGCACAGCATTTACAACATACAGTGCAAAAGGAAGTTTTTTCCCTGAATCATGCAGTTTTTTCAGCACTTGGGCGATCATATAGCCTCCTACCCGGTTATCCAATGCCCTACCGGCAAAGAAATTACCATTTAGATCAATCAACTCATCCTGAAAGGTCGCAACACATCCGACATGAATGCCCATTTTCTCCACTTCCTCTTTACTCCTGGCGCCGACATCTATAAAGATGTTTTCCAGGGAAGGTTTGTCTTCTTTGTCCCCTTTACGAACGTGAATTGCCGGCCAGCCAAAAACCCCGGGGATAACTTTTTCATCCGTATGGATGTTCACACGCATGGAAGGGGCTATCATATGATCCGAGCCACCATTCCTACGCACATAGATGTACCCTTCTGGAGTAATGTAATTTACAAACCAGCTGATCTCATCAGCGTGCGCCTCAATGACCACCTTAAAAGGCGCATCTGGATTGAGCACCCCCACGGCAGTACCATAACTATCGGTGAAATGCTGATCCACAAATGGCTTGATGTAATCCAGCCATAATTGCTGGCCGGACGCCTCAAATCCCGTCGGCGACGCATTGTTGAGGTATTTGTAAAGGAATTTTTCGTTTTCTTGCATGAAATAGTTATATATTTTTGTTTATCATAGTCCACGGTCGACCGACCACTGCCCTCTGGTAAATAGAGTGATTTATATTTAACCCGAAATCAATGCCGTTTTAGCTAAGAGCAGACAGTAACAAAACTGTCATCTCGCCGCGGCGAAGGAATCTCTCTCATACTACACATAACGATTGAAAAGATCCTTTCCCAATCTGTCGGGATCAGGATAGCCTGCCCCGCATGACTATCGGGGACATACGGTAACTAAACGGCATTGATCCCGAAATGTGCATTTCCTATCTACGCCACAGCCTGTCCCTGACTATTTCGGGAGCGCACAGGTATTACAACCTGAAAGGACTTCAAAACCAGCCGCTTTGATTTATTCTATCACCATCCTTTTTATACCAATATAAAGACAACTCACCATTTCTCCCCCTGACCTTATCGCAGAACCAAGAAGCCTTCTACATCCCCTATTGGATTGCCTTGTTGATCCTTTAGCAATATTCAAAGCTACAGAATCGTCGGTTCTTTGGAACTGTTGCGCTAAGACAAATTTTTACTCATTGGGCATTTTTCCTTGCAACCAAGCTTATTTCGGCACTCAATTCCAATGCTTTTTCCCAAACCCTTAGTTTCTCAAATTTAAACGACATAACAAAATCATAAAATGCAAAATTTACGGTGGGCTGCAGACTGATAACTGTAAACTCTACAAAGGTATATTCCCATGCTTCTTCCGGGGCAGGTTATCCACTTTGTTTTGGAGCATCTTGAAGCCGCTGATCAATTTACCCCTGGTTTCGGAAGGTAAGATCACCTCATCAATATACCCCCTGTGGGCTGCCTTGTACGGATTGGCAAACTTCTTAGTATACTGGTCAATCTTCTCCTGAAGCTTTTTCTCCGGATCGTCCGACTGACCAATTTCCTTTCTGAAAATAATTTCCGCTGCGCCCTTCGCTCCCATTACCGCAATCTCTGCGGTAGGCCATGCAAAGTTCAGGTCGGCACCGATGTGCTTGGAGTTCATCACATCGTAGGCGCCTCCATAGGCTTTTCTGGTTATCACCGTAATCCTCGGCACGGTGGCCTCAGAAAATGCATACAGCAGTTTGGCGCCATTGGTAATGATCCCATTCCACTCCTGGTCCGTTCCGGGCAAAAAACCTGGCACATCCACCAAGACCAGCAAGGGGATATTAAAACAATCACAAAACCGCACAAAGCGGGCTGCTTTTATCGAGGCATCATTATCAAGTACTCCTGCAAGTGACTGGGGCTGATTCCCCACCACACCAATACTTCTCCCGGCTATCCGGGCAAAACCAACGACCATATTGTCTGCGAAATTTTTATGCACCTCCAAGAATGAACCTTCGTCTACTATTCCCCTTACCACATCGCGCATATCATAGGGATGATTGGGATTCTCTGGCACCACCTGATTCAATTCCGCTCGGGATTCATCATCCAGCAATTCATACGGGTAGGACGGTGCATCGTCCTCGCAATTTTGGGGAATATAGCTCAAAATACTTTTTATGGTCTTGATGCACTCCACTTCATTTTGGCAGGCAAAGTGCGTGACCCCACTTTTGGTGCTGTGCGTACTCGCTCCTCCCAATTCTTCCGAACTGACATGCTCTTGTGTAACAGTCTTGACAACGTTTGGCCCGGTCACAAACATATAGCTGGTTTCCTCCACCATAAGAATAAAGTCAGTAATGGCAGGTGAATAAACTGCTCCACCTGCACAAGGCCCCATAATCGCCGACAGCTGTGGAATCACTCCTGAAGCCCTGGTATTTCGGTAAAAAATATCCGCATACCCTCCCAGGGAATTAACGCCCTCCTGGATGCGGGCACCGCCGGAATCATTTAAGCCTATCACAGGCGCTCCGTTTTTCATGGCCATGTCCATGATTTTACAGATTTTTTCGGCATGGCTTTCTGACAGTGAACCGCCAAACACCGTAAAATCTTGGGAATACACATAAACAAGCCTGCCATTGATCTCTCCATACCCGGTCACCACTCCATCACCTAAATAATATTCCTTATCCAGTCCAAAGTCCTTACACCGATGCATTTTGAATTTATCGATCTCCTGAAAAGTCCCTTCATCAATGAGCAGATGAATCCGCTCACGAGCTGTCAGCTTGCCCTTTTCGTGCTGGGTAGCTACCCGCTGTTTGCCCCCGCCCAATAAGGCTTCTTCATTTTTCTTTTTTAATAGCTCCAGCTTCTCCTTGTTACCTGGCAATGTATAGACTCCTTTTGTAGAACTTTTCATAAAATCAGCATCGTGGGTTCATCATACAATATAACGAACTGTTTTTTATAGAAGAAACTTTTTCCGCTACCCCACTCAAAACTACGCAGGGATACACTTACCTACTCAATTAAAACCTTTCCTTTATTAAACTGGCAATTATCATAAAGCATTTTAAATAAACTTTTTATATTCGCACAACTAAAAATCCGGGGCTACATGAGACATGAGAAGGCAGCCATAATTGACATGGGTACCAATACATTTCACTTGATATTGGTAAATCTGAGGGAAGAGGATTTTAATATTCTTTTCAAAGAAAAAGCCCCAGTAAAAATAGGGCAAAAGGGCATCAGCAAAAACGAGATTCATCCCGACGCAAAAAAACGGGCAATGGACACCCTTAAGCATTTCCGGGAGTTGATCGACGGAGAAGAAATCGAGCATATTTATGCCTTTGCAACCAGCGCAGTACGAAATGCCCACAATGGGATGGAACTGGTTCAGGAAATCAAAAATACGTTTGACATTGATGTACATGTGATCGATGGGGAGCAAGAAGCACAGCTCATCTATGAAGGCATCCGGTTTAGCAAGTCATTGGGAGAAGAAAACAGCCTCATGATGGACATTGGTGGTGGATCGGTAGAATTTATCATCGGAAACGAAGCCAAAGCACTCTGGAAGCAAAGTTTCGAAATCGGTGGTCAGCGGCTATTGGATCTTTTCCATTATCACGACCCCATTCTTCCCGAAGAGATCGACAAGCTGAAGGATTATCTTTCTGAGCGCTTACAGCCGCTAATCACTGCTCTCAAAGAGCACCAACCGAAAAGGCTAGTGGGTGCTTCGGGGACCTTTGACACCTTAACAGACATGTACTATGCCGCTGCCCACCTTACCAAAACGAAGAACCAAACGGTTTTCCACTTGCCAAGGGCTGAATTCAAGCGCTTGGCCCAAAAACTGGTCACACTAAATAAGGAGCAACGACTGGAAATCCCCGGTATGATCCCCATGCGTGTGGACATGATCGTGGTCGCTTCTTATCTGATTGAGTTTATCCTACAATATGTAGACGCTGACGAACTGATCTGTTCTAATTATGCGTTGAAAGAAGGGGTGATCTCAAAAATCCTGAAAAATGAATCAATCATCCCCTGCATGGGAATAGAAAAACATTAAACCAACCAAGCCTGTCTCATCAATGGAAAATACGTCATCACGATCCCGCCATGGCGGAGAAGTGATCTCTATGTGCGCTCATTACATGTTTAAGAGAATTGCTTCTCTTCACTATCGCAATGACGTGCATTTATGAGATGGCCGCTTTAATTTTAACAGCATCATGAATTTTGATTTTAAAGACCTATTTGCGTTTACAAAAGATATATTCATAAAAATCGGATGTCCCGAGGCCGACGCACAATCTGCTACCGAAGTACTACTTTCTGCAGACCTTCGCGGTGTGGATTCGCATGGGGTAGCGAGACTTTCCGGCTATGTCAGGCTTTGGGAAGCGGGCAGGATCAATCCCACCCCCAACATCCGTATTGTCCATGAGACCCCCAGCACAGCAGTTGTCGACGGGGACGGTGGATTAGGATTAGTGGTCGCACCTATTGCCATGCAAATTGCCATTGGCAAAGCAAAAAATGCCGGAACTGGCTGGGTATCTGTCAAAAACTCCAACCATTACGGCATCGCCGGCCACCACGCACTACAGGCCGTAAAAGAAGATATGATCGGCATGTCCATGACCAATGCCAGCCCATTGGTCAGTCCTACCTTTTCGAAAGAAAGACTACTGGGCACTAACCCCATCGCTGTGGCCATCCCTGCTGGCGAAGAACCTCCCTTTGTAGCAGACATGGCCACCACGACTGCCGCCAATGGCAAACTGGAGATCCTCCAGCGAAAGCAACAGGAAGCCCCGACCGGCTGGGTACAAGACAAGGACGGAAATCCCACCAACAATGCCTTTGGTGTCAAGGAAGGTGGCGCCCTGCTCCCTTTGGGCGGTGACCGGGAACACGGCTCTCATAAGGGCTATGCACTGGGCTCGATAGTGGACATATTTTCAGCCGTACTTTCAGGTGCCAATTACGGCCCGTGGGTTCCACCGTTTGTAGCCTTTTTGGAGCCCGATCCAAATCCAGTCGGTGAAGGCATAGGCCATTTCTTTGGAGCAATGCGTGTGGATGCCTTTCGCCCTGCGGATGAATTCAAAGGCCATATGGACAATTGGATCAAAAGATTCCGTGCTGCCGAAACGACTCCAGGCCATAAGAAAGTCCTTATTCCCGGGGACCCGGAAAGAGCGCTTGAAATAGAACGAATGGAAAATGGCATTCCATTGCTGGAACCCGTCCAAGAAGACCTGAAAGCATTGGGCGAAAAGCTGGGCATCCCCTTCAGGGGATAATTAAAAAAAACCAACCATTCGACCATAAATTATCGTATGCACTAAAATAGAAATTCAGTGCATACGATAATTTTACAATATTTTAATTTTTCAATATTCCATTTTTCCCTATCTTAATGACATGTCAAAATTCCACCATTATCAGACACTAATCACATGGACCGGAAATACCGGTATGGGGACAAGGGGATACCTTGCCTACCAAAGAAACTTTGATGTCGTCACAGAGGGCAGGCCTGTTGTTTACGGAAGTGCAGACCCCCATTTTCGCGGAGATAAGTCCCGCCATAACCCGGAAGAACTATTTTTGGCCAGCATCGCTTCCTGTCACATGCTTTGGTACCTTCACCTGTGTGCTGAAGCCGGAGTGAGTATTGTCTCATACGAGGACCATGCTGAGGGGATCATGCAGGAAAATAAAAATGGCTCGGGGCAGTTTAGCGAAGTGGTATTATACCCTGTGGTAACCGTGGAAGCTGAGTCCATGAAAACCAAGGCCATGCAGCTTCACGAAGAGGCTAACAAATATTGTTTTATCGCCAACAGCTGTAACTTCAAAATTCGCCATAAACCGGTGGTAAGGATCGCCTCCAAAAAGCAAAGTTATAGCTGACCTTGGGAATCTAATCTCCATAGTGGAAATGGGGCTTACCAGATCAATTATTCATTAGCCCTTTTGTGTCACTTATCGTATAATAACATAAGGAAGAGCAAGGATCAGAGTCATCAAATAAAGTCCTCTCCTTTGTTCTTGGCATCAGCCACAAATTCCTTGAATTTCTTTTCAGCATCCAGCTTACAGATCAAAAGTACATTTTCGGATTCATTGATCAGGTAGTTATCCAATCCATGGACAACGACAAGCTTCTGGGGAGAAACTTTGATATAGCTGTTGGACGTATCATAGAGCATTGCATTAGCATCCACGACGTTATTGTTTTTATCTTTGGGTTTCAGTTGGTGGATACTCAACCAAGAACCAAGATCAGACCATCCAAAATCGCCCAATATCAGGTAAACATCATCTGATTTTTCCATAATACCAATATCTATGGTGACATTTTTCACCAGAGAATAAGCGCGTTTCACGAACGCCTTTTCCTCAGGAGTGGAATAAAAATCAGCTCCTTCTTCAAACACCTCAGCCATTTCAGGCATCTGTTCTTCAAATGCCTTAATGATAGACCTGTTTTTCCAAACGAACACACCACTGTTCCATACGAAATCCCCACTTTCCAGAAAGGTTTTTGCCAGTTCCGCATCGGGTTTTTCGGTAAAGGTCTTCACCTTCTTGACTTCTTCCTGGCTATCGATGTATTGGATGTAGCCATAGCCTGTATCCGGTCTATTGGGCTTGATGCCAATAGTAATCAAGTGGCTGTCCTTTTCAGCTTCACTTAAGGCCAGTGCAATGGTTTCCTGAAAAGTCACTTCGTGCAAGATCAGGTGATCAGACGGCGTCACGATTACCCTTGCACCCGGATCTTTCTTCTGAATCACGTAGCTGGCATAAGCAATGCACGTGGCTGTATTCCTTCGTAGCGGCTCTCTTAAAATCTGGGCATCATCTAAGTCAGGAAGCTGTTCTTTGACAATGTGCGCATAGATATGGTTGGTCACCACAATAAACCTGTCAGGGCTGGATAGTTTCACAAATCGGTCGTAGGTGTTTTGGAGCAAACTCCTCCCTGTACCCAATAGATCTAAAAACTGTTTTGGAAGGTTGTTTCTGCTATGCGGCCAAAATTTAGTACCAACTCCCCCGGCAAGAACAACAATATATGGTGTATTTCGCATGATCTTTATTAAACAATCCCCTCTTTCATTAAATCGTGGATATGAATGAATCCAAACACTTCACCATCCTCTTCCACCACCAACTGTGTAATATTACACTCCCTCATTCTATTCAACGCCCTCACGGCGTATTCCTTGCGAGCAATGGTCTTTGGTTTTTTGGTCATAATATCTTTAGCTGTCACCTCGGATAAATCTCGGTGTTTTTCGAGCATTCTTCTGAGGTCTCCATCGGTAACGATTCCTATTAACTTCTTATGGGCATTTAGCACTGCGGTGGCCCCAAGGCGCTTTCCACTGATTTCCAGGATTACTTCGGTGAGGACTGCCTCGGCATCCACCACAGGAACAGCATCCTTTACCATCAGGTCATCCACCGTGAGATAAAGTTGCTTGCCTAAAGATCCGCCGGGATGGTAGCGGGCAAAATCATCGCTACTAAAGCCCCGGGCTTCCAAAAGACAAACAGCAAGGGCATCACCCATCGCCATATGCGCCGTGGTACTTGTGGTAGGAGCCAAATTTAACGGACAAGCCTCCGCGGCAATGGTCGCATTCAGCACAAAATCAGCATGTTCTGCCAAGTAGCTTTCGGTGTTACTAACCAGGGCCACTAGCTTCGACCCCATCCTCTTGAGCATCGGCACCAGTACTTTCACCTCTGGAGTATTTCCACTCTTGGAGATACAAAGTACAAAATCTTCCTTTTGGATCATACCTAAATCACCATGAATAGCATCGGCGGCATGCATAAAAAGTGCTGGAGTACCGGTGGAATTTAAGGTGGCCACGATTTTGGTGGCAACAATGGCACTTTTGCCCACCCCGGTAATCACCACACGCCCTTTGGAATGGAGAATCCCTTCCACGCATGCTTCGAAGTCACCATCAATATTCGGAATCAAATTTCGGAGTGCTTCTGCCTCTGTTTGGAGAACTTTAATGGCGCTGTTTCTAATATTTTTTATTATATTCAATTTTACCGAGGTTATTAATTAAATTTGTACAAAGGTAAAATTATTTGCGGTAAAAATTTAATGAAACGCTATCGGCCCATCATTAAAAATAGATAATGGAGTGGACATAAAAATTAAAGAGAACCTCAAGAAGATTTTTGGCTTCAATCAGTTTAGAGGAAATCAGGAAGCTATTGTTGACAACATATTACAGGGCAACAATACGTTTGTGATCATGCCGACAGGAGCCGGAAAATCCTTATGCTATCAACTTCCAGCTGTCACCAAAGAAGGTGCGGCTATCGTCATATCTCCTTTGATCGCCTTGATGAAAAACCAAGTAGATCAACTGAACGCTTTTGGCATTAACGCCCATTTCCTGAATTCGACACTCAGCAAGACGGAAACCAACAGGGTCAAAAAAGAAGTCCTTTCAGGCGCGACAAAACTGCTTTATGTAGCACCAGAGTCCCTTACCAAGGAGGAGAATGTAACGTTCCTAAAGTCTGCCCAACTCAGTTTTGTCGCCATCGATGAGGCCCACTGTATTTCAGAGTGGGGCCATGATTTCAGGCCTGAATACCGAAAGATCAAAAGTATTATCGGGCAAATCGGCGACTCACTTCCTATCATCGCGCTCACTGCAACGGCCACCCCAAAAGTTCAACAGGACATTCAGCGAAACCTCAACATGGAGGAAGCCGATCTGTTTAAGTCTTCCTTTAACAGGACCAACCTTTTCTATGAGGTAAAGCCAAAAGCAAAATCAGATACCAAAAAGCACCTCATCAAGTATGTCAAATCCCAGAAAGGCAAATCGGGGATCATATATTGCCTGAGCAGAAAAAAGGTGGAAGAAATCGCCGGGCTCCTCAAGGTCAATGGCATCAATGCCGCTCCCTACCATGCTGGCCTTGAATCCGCCATGCGGATAAAGAACCAAGATGACTTTCTTAATGAAGAAGTGGATGTGGTCGTGGCCACGATTGCTTTTGGGATGGGAATTGATAAACCCGACGTCCGCTATGTCATCCACTATGACGTCCCCAAGTCACTGGAAGGCTACTACCAAGAAACCGGAAGAGCAGGACGTGATGGGCTGGATGGGCATTGCCTGATGTTCTACAAATACGAAGACATTGTCAAACTCGAAAAGTTCAATAAAGACAAACCTGTCAATGAGCGTGAGAATGCCAAAGTACTGCTTCAAGAGATGGCCGCTTACGCAGAAAGCTCTGTATGCCGCAGGAGAGTCCTGCTGCATTATTTTGGGGAAAGCCTGAATGAAGACTGTGGTTTTTGTGACAACTGTAAGAAAAAAAGAGACTCTTTCGACGCGAAGGAAGATATCCTGACCGCCATAGAAGCGGTGAAGGAAACCCACCAGCGATTCAGCCTGG from Echinicola soli encodes the following:
- a CDS encoding M42 family metallopeptidase, which encodes MQENEKFLYKYLNNASPTGFEASGQQLWLDYIKPFVDQHFTDSYGTAVGVLNPDAPFKVVIEAHADEISWFVNYITPEGYIYVRRNGGSDHMIAPSMRVNIHTDEKVIPGVFGWPAIHVRKGDKEDKPSLENIFIDVGARSKEEVEKMGIHVGCVATFQDELIDLNGNFFAGRALDNRVGGYMIAQVLKKLHDSGKKLPFALYVVNAVQEEIGLRGAQMIAAKIKPNVAVITDVCHDTTAPMYNKVTSGEQVAGSGPVLTYGASVHKKLLDMIIGVANKREIPFQRAAASRGTGTDTDAFAYSNDGVPSALISLPLKYMHTTVETASKKDINSVIDLITGFLEDLDPNYNFKYID
- a CDS encoding acyl-CoA carboxylase subunit beta, giving the protein MKSSTKGVYTLPGNKEKLELLKKKNEEALLGGGKQRVATQHEKGKLTARERIHLLIDEGTFQEIDKFKMHRCKDFGLDKEYYLGDGVVTGYGEINGRLVYVYSQDFTVFGGSLSESHAEKICKIMDMAMKNGAPVIGLNDSGGARIQEGVNSLGGYADIFYRNTRASGVIPQLSAIMGPCAGGAVYSPAITDFILMVEETSYMFVTGPNVVKTVTQEHVSSEELGGASTHSTKSGVTHFACQNEVECIKTIKSILSYIPQNCEDDAPSYPYELLDDESRAELNQVVPENPNHPYDMRDVVRGIVDEGSFLEVHKNFADNMVVGFARIAGRSIGVVGNQPQSLAGVLDNDASIKAARFVRFCDCFNIPLLVLVDVPGFLPGTDQEWNGIITNGAKLLYAFSEATVPRITVITRKAYGGAYDVMNSKHIGADLNFAWPTAEIAVMGAKGAAEIIFRKEIGQSDDPEKKLQEKIDQYTKKFANPYKAAHRGYIDEVILPSETRGKLISGFKMLQNKVDNLPRKKHGNIPL
- a CDS encoding Ppx/GppA phosphatase family protein → MRHEKAAIIDMGTNTFHLILVNLREEDFNILFKEKAPVKIGQKGISKNEIHPDAKKRAMDTLKHFRELIDGEEIEHIYAFATSAVRNAHNGMELVQEIKNTFDIDVHVIDGEQEAQLIYEGIRFSKSLGEENSLMMDIGGGSVEFIIGNEAKALWKQSFEIGGQRLLDLFHYHDPILPEEIDKLKDYLSERLQPLITALKEHQPKRLVGASGTFDTLTDMYYAAAHLTKTKNQTVFHLPRAEFKRLAQKLVTLNKEQRLEIPGMIPMRVDMIVVASYLIEFILQYVDADELICSNYALKEGVISKILKNESIIPCMGIEKH
- a CDS encoding Ldh family oxidoreductase; translation: MNFDFKDLFAFTKDIFIKIGCPEADAQSATEVLLSADLRGVDSHGVARLSGYVRLWEAGRINPTPNIRIVHETPSTAVVDGDGGLGLVVAPIAMQIAIGKAKNAGTGWVSVKNSNHYGIAGHHALQAVKEDMIGMSMTNASPLVSPTFSKERLLGTNPIAVAIPAGEEPPFVADMATTTAANGKLEILQRKQQEAPTGWVQDKDGNPTNNAFGVKEGGALLPLGGDREHGSHKGYALGSIVDIFSAVLSGANYGPWVPPFVAFLEPDPNPVGEGIGHFFGAMRVDAFRPADEFKGHMDNWIKRFRAAETTPGHKKVLIPGDPERALEIERMENGIPLLEPVQEDLKALGEKLGIPFRG
- a CDS encoding OsmC family protein, yielding MSKFHHYQTLITWTGNTGMGTRGYLAYQRNFDVVTEGRPVVYGSADPHFRGDKSRHNPEELFLASIASCHMLWYLHLCAEAGVSIVSYEDHAEGIMQENKNGSGQFSEVVLYPVVTVEAESMKTKAMQLHEEANKYCFIANSCNFKIRHKPVVRIASKKQSYS
- a CDS encoding mannose-1-phosphate guanylyltransferase, coding for MRNTPYIVVLAGGVGTKFWPHSRNNLPKQFLDLLGTGRSLLQNTYDRFVKLSSPDRFIVVTNHIYAHIVKEQLPDLDDAQILREPLRRNTATCIAYASYVIQKKDPGARVIVTPSDHLILHEVTFQETIALALSEAEKDSHLITIGIKPNRPDTGYGYIQYIDSQEEVKKVKTFTEKPDAELAKTFLESGDFVWNSGVFVWKNRSIIKAFEEQMPEMAEVFEEGADFYSTPEEKAFVKRAYSLVKNVTIDIGIMEKSDDVYLILGDFGWSDLGSWLSIHQLKPKDKNNNVVDANAMLYDTSNSYIKVSPQKLVVVHGLDNYLINESENVLLICKLDAEKKFKEFVADAKNKGEDFI
- a CDS encoding KpsF/GutQ family sugar-phosphate isomerase — its product is MNIIKNIRNSAIKVLQTEAEALRNLIPNIDGDFEACVEGILHSKGRVVITGVGKSAIVATKIVATLNSTGTPALFMHAADAIHGDLGMIQKEDFVLCISKSGNTPEVKVLVPMLKRMGSKLVALVSNTESYLAEHADFVLNATIAAEACPLNLAPTTSTTAHMAMGDALAVCLLEARGFSSDDFARYHPGGSLGKQLYLTVDDLMVKDAVPVVDAEAVLTEVILEISGKRLGATAVLNAHKKLIGIVTDGDLRRMLEKHRDLSEVTAKDIMTKKPKTIARKEYAVRALNRMRECNITQLVVEEDGEVFGFIHIHDLMKEGIV
- the recQ gene encoding DNA helicase RecQ, with translation MDIKIKENLKKIFGFNQFRGNQEAIVDNILQGNNTFVIMPTGAGKSLCYQLPAVTKEGAAIVISPLIALMKNQVDQLNAFGINAHFLNSTLSKTETNRVKKEVLSGATKLLYVAPESLTKEENVTFLKSAQLSFVAIDEAHCISEWGHDFRPEYRKIKSIIGQIGDSLPIIALTATATPKVQQDIQRNLNMEEADLFKSSFNRTNLFYEVKPKAKSDTKKHLIKYVKSQKGKSGIIYCLSRKKVEEIAGLLKVNGINAAPYHAGLESAMRIKNQDDFLNEEVDVVVATIAFGMGIDKPDVRYVIHYDVPKSLEGYYQETGRAGRDGLDGHCLMFYKYEDIVKLEKFNKDKPVNERENAKVLLQEMAAYAESSVCRRRVLLHYFGESLNEDCGFCDNCKKKRDSFDAKEDILTAIEAVKETHQRFSLDHIVNVIRGEQNEYMESYNHDGLSVFGKGQEDSERYWRSVIRQTMIHGLLEKDIENYGVIKLSKASEDFLKSPHEITFTKDHDFEEMIENDEAEEIANTNKAYDEKLFELLKVERKKVAKSKGLPPYVIFQDPSLEEMATVYPTSKEELAQINGVGMGKVTKFGASFLKLITNYVEENDIITASDVVVKTAGTRSKVKISIIQQVDRKIDLDEIASNLNIEMSELLQEIEQIIYSGTKLNINYYIHNIMDEEREDTLHDYFMTAETDNIREALQELEDEDFGEEEIRVYRIKFISDHAN